A genomic region of Gammaproteobacteria bacterium contains the following coding sequences:
- a CDS encoding SLC13 family permease has translation MIDTTVVVSSPEPHTMAVLLLTLLALILFTRENIPLQTSSLFILCALILGFELFPYQLPDGSIFSTKEFFAGFGNSALIAVSALMVAGQALVRTGAMEPIGRMLAKLWRISPSFSLLLTLLTGAILSAFVNNTPIVVLLLPILVNVALRTGRSPSGTLLPMGLATLLGGMATTIGTSTNLLVVKVAEDLGVPEFGMFDFIMPVTITSVVAILYLWLLVPRMVPDRSPPLQDTSPRVFTAEIEIKEGGFADGATLANIREKAGGEINIERIIRSGSLSIATLPDVIVKANDRLVVKDTSDNLREYELELGGKLFAGKDEVDEEHPLSAGDQSIAEVVVTRGSTLDRVRIADARLNFKYGLTLLAVHSHGKTKQARSKGVEDTILMPGDVLLVQATQKAIREVKATGELLVLDGGEELPHTSKAPIALTVMGLIVGLAAFGVLPIVVSSVVGCLVLIITGCLRWKDATAALSAQVIFIIVASLALGVALIQTGGADYLASLFVASTSGFSPGVVLAILIFSMAVMTNVVSNNAAAVIGTPIAVSIAQTLGMPVEPFVLGVLFGANMSYATPMAYQTNLLVMNAGGYKFSDFVKVGVPLVIINWLMLSGLLTWVYKLY, from the coding sequence ATGATTGATACTACTGTTGTTGTGAGTTCTCCTGAACCACACACTATGGCTGTTTTATTGCTGACATTGTTGGCGTTAATACTGTTTACCAGAGAAAATATTCCTTTACAAACCTCTAGTTTGTTTATTTTATGTGCTTTGATTCTCGGCTTTGAACTGTTCCCTTATCAGTTGCCTGATGGAAGTATTTTTAGTACCAAAGAATTTTTTGCAGGCTTTGGAAACTCGGCTTTGATTGCGGTTTCTGCGCTTATGGTTGCGGGTCAGGCGCTCGTTCGTACCGGTGCGATGGAGCCAATTGGTCGAATGCTTGCCAAATTATGGAGGATAAGTCCGTCATTTAGTTTGCTTTTGACTTTGCTTACAGGTGCGATTCTCAGTGCTTTTGTCAACAATACACCGATTGTGGTCTTGTTACTTCCAATTTTGGTCAATGTCGCCCTCCGCACAGGACGCTCTCCTTCCGGTACATTATTACCGATGGGGCTGGCGACATTGCTTGGAGGAATGGCAACAACAATAGGAACTTCAACAAACCTTTTAGTTGTTAAGGTTGCTGAGGATTTGGGTGTTCCTGAGTTTGGAATGTTTGATTTTATCATGCCCGTAACAATTACCAGTGTTGTAGCTATTTTGTATTTATGGCTATTGGTTCCGAGAATGGTTCCCGACCGCTCACCACCATTACAAGACACTTCACCCCGAGTTTTTACTGCTGAAATAGAAATCAAAGAGGGTGGATTTGCTGATGGAGCCACGCTTGCCAATATTCGTGAAAAAGCCGGTGGTGAAATCAATATTGAAAGAATTATTCGTTCCGGAAGTTTATCCATTGCGACATTGCCGGATGTTATTGTCAAAGCTAACGACCGATTGGTGGTAAAAGATACATCTGATAATTTGAGGGAATATGAGCTCGAACTTGGTGGTAAATTATTTGCCGGGAAAGATGAGGTTGATGAAGAACATCCCTTAAGTGCCGGAGATCAGAGTATTGCCGAAGTTGTAGTTACCCGAGGCTCTACTCTCGACCGAGTCAGAATTGCAGATGCTCGTTTGAACTTTAAATATGGGCTGACTTTATTAGCCGTTCACTCACATGGTAAAACCAAACAAGCACGCTCTAAGGGTGTGGAGGACACCATTTTGATGCCGGGTGATGTATTGTTGGTTCAGGCAACTCAAAAAGCAATTCGTGAGGTCAAAGCTACCGGCGAACTTCTGGTGCTAGATGGTGGTGAAGAATTGCCACATACCTCAAAAGCACCTATCGCATTAACTGTGATGGGATTAATTGTTGGATTGGCAGCATTTGGCGTTTTGCCTATTGTTGTCAGTTCTGTTGTGGGATGTTTGGTGCTTATTATCACCGGATGTCTAAGATGGAAAGATGCCACAGCAGCATTGAGTGCGCAGGTGATTTTTATCATTGTTGCTTCTCTGGCATTGGGTGTCGCATTGATACAAACCGGTGGAGCTGACTATTTGGCAAGCCTGTTTGTTGCCAGTACTTCGGGTTTCTCTCCGGGTGTTGTATTGGCAATCTTAATTTTTTCTATGGCAGTCATGACAAATGTTGTCTCCAATAATGCTGCTGCTGTTATTGGGACACCAATCGCGGTCAGTATTGCTCAAACTCTGGGAATGCCTGTGGAACCATTTGTTTTAGGAGTTTTATTTGGGGCTAATATGAGTTATGCTACTCCTATGGCTTATCAAACAAATTTGTTGGTGATGAATGCCGGAGGTTATAAATTTTCTGATTTTGTTAAAGTAGGTGTTCCATTGGTAATCATCAATTGGTTAATGTTGTCCGGTTTGCTGACGTGGGTATATAAATTGTATTAA
- a CDS encoding CBS domain-containing protein, whose protein sequence is MNISTEHSKKHNRRFMRALLNDLTALEMMIDQGMIESGITRIGAEQEMVLVDRNYSPACKSVEILKDITDPRFTYEIGKFNMEANLTPNELKGNCFRELEKEINEVMLIARTAASKHGAQIVLTGILPTIRQLDLTLDNMVPIDRYFELNETLKNLKGTNFRLNIRGIDELSVTHDSFMLEALNTSFQVHMQVSSDDFVHKYNIAQAITAPVMSTSVNSGLIHHYRLWHESRIAVFQNSVDTRSDTLQQRGMLPRVHFGREWVNTVTDIFREDVSRFPVVLTADFDEDPVGMLEKGITPKLRALMLHNGTVYRWNRPCYGVVDNVPHLRIENRVLPSGPSVIDEVANAAFFTGLMVGMSNKYEDITKVLRFSDVANNFLNSCRIGLEAKFHWLDHKVITASDLILDELLPIAEDGLLQEGLDQQDIDRYLGVIEERTKSKMTGAKWAIKSITEMDPAILADEKVRFITSEMIVNQKTDEPVHKWELARATQELDWRATFMRLGQFMTEELFTVRPDDLLDLAASIMDWKHVRHVPVEDDEGQIIGLISHRAILREVARGRSNSSEPAAVKDVMKQNPITAPPGMLTVDAIRLMRENKLGCLPVVDKNKLVGIVTDHDLINVAGKLLEQYLDDFNKDQE, encoded by the coding sequence ATGAACATCTCAACTGAGCATTCCAAAAAGCATAATCGCAGATTTATGCGTGCTTTGCTGAATGATTTGACTGCACTTGAAATGATGATTGATCAAGGAATGATTGAATCAGGAATCACCCGAATCGGAGCCGAGCAGGAAATGGTTCTGGTTGATAGAAACTATTCGCCAGCATGTAAATCCGTAGAAATTCTCAAAGACATCACTGATCCTCGTTTCACTTATGAAATTGGCAAATTTAACATGGAGGCCAATTTAACTCCTAATGAATTAAAGGGGAATTGTTTCAGAGAACTCGAAAAAGAAATCAACGAGGTGATGCTGATAGCTCGAACAGCGGCATCAAAACACGGGGCTCAGATAGTATTAACCGGAATTTTGCCAACGATTCGACAATTGGATTTGACACTTGACAATATGGTTCCAATTGATCGTTATTTTGAGTTGAACGAAACATTAAAAAATCTCAAAGGTACAAATTTTCGTTTAAATATCAGAGGGATAGATGAATTATCTGTTACTCATGATAGTTTTATGCTGGAAGCATTAAACACCAGTTTTCAGGTACACATGCAAGTCAGCAGTGATGATTTTGTTCACAAGTACAATATTGCTCAGGCGATTACTGCTCCTGTGATGTCCACCTCAGTCAACTCAGGCCTCATTCATCATTATCGTTTATGGCATGAATCTAGAATTGCAGTTTTCCAAAACTCAGTAGATACGCGCTCAGATACTTTGCAACAAAGGGGAATGTTGCCGAGAGTGCATTTTGGGCGTGAATGGGTCAATACCGTGACTGATATTTTCAGGGAAGATGTATCTCGTTTTCCTGTGGTGTTAACCGCTGATTTTGATGAAGATCCGGTCGGCATGCTGGAAAAAGGCATCACACCAAAACTTCGGGCTTTGATGCTGCACAACGGAACCGTTTATCGTTGGAACAGACCTTGCTATGGTGTTGTTGATAATGTTCCCCATCTTCGTATTGAAAACCGTGTGTTACCATCCGGTCCAAGCGTTATTGATGAAGTTGCCAATGCGGCGTTTTTCACCGGATTGATGGTGGGGATGTCGAATAAATACGAAGATATTACCAAAGTTTTGAGGTTTTCAGATGTTGCCAACAACTTCTTAAATTCTTGTAGAATTGGTTTGGAAGCTAAATTTCACTGGTTAGATCATAAAGTGATTACCGCTTCGGATTTAATTCTTGATGAATTGCTTCCAATCGCTGAAGACGGTTTATTGCAAGAAGGTTTAGATCAGCAGGATATTGATCGTTATCTAGGTGTGATTGAAGAACGCACAAAGTCAAAAATGACCGGAGCCAAATGGGCCATTAAATCAATTACCGAAATGGATCCCGCTATTTTAGCGGATGAAAAAGTAAGATTTATTACTTCAGAAATGATAGTTAATCAAAAAACAGACGAACCGGTTCATAAGTGGGAACTTGCCAGAGCGACTCAAGAACTGGATTGGCGTGCCACTTTTATGCGATTGGGGCAGTTTATGACAGAGGAATTATTTACAGTTCGTCCTGATGATTTACTGGATTTAGCAGCCAGTATTATGGACTGGAAACATGTTCGCCATGTTCCTGTTGAAGATGATGAGGGACAAATTATCGGCTTGATTTCTCACAGAGCCATTCTCCGAGAGGTTGCCAGAGGGCGCTCTAACTCAAGTGAACCGGCGGCAGTTAAAGATGTAATGAAACAAAA